The sequence CACCACGGGAACACTCAGGTGGCGGGCCAGCTCGGCGTTGAGATCGAGCTCGACGGCGGGATCCGCGCCCGCCAGGTCGCTGCCCTCCACCACCACGATGCCGCAGGCCCCTGCCATCTCCTCGAACAGGGCCACGCAGCTCTCGTAGAGCTCGTCGGTGCGGCCTTCGGCCACCATGCGCCGAGCCTCGGCGGCGGTCACGCCGCCCCGGGCCAGGCCGGCGTCGAGCCCATAGTCCGCCCGCATCAACTGGACCATGGGGTCCGTCTCCACGGAGTCCCCTGGGACGACCGGGCGGAGGTAGCCGATGCTGCCGGACCTCTTGTAGAGGGAGTCGGCGATCCCGAGGGTGACGAGTGATTTGCCGGCGCCGTTGGTGGTGGTGGTGACGAAGATTCCTTGACTCACGGCAAACCACACTAGTCTGTGGTGCACAACGCACGGATTAGTAACGAGGGGCACAGATGTCAAGAGGCGACCACGTGGACATGGGGCACCCCGTCCACAATCCGAACATCGTCGGGTTCACCGATGCCGAGATCAACGAAAAACCCGTCAAGGTCAAGTGGAACTCCATGGGCCCGGGCATCGTGGCAGCCGCCACCGGTGTGGGCGCGGCCGACCTGGTCGCCACCCTGACCGCGGGCTCCCGCTATGGATACGCCCTGATGTGGGCCGTGGTCCTGGGCGTCATCTTCAAGATCGTGCTCGTGGAGGGCGTGGGCCGGTACTACCTGTCCACCGGCAAGACGATCTTCCAGGGCTGGCGCACCCTCGGCGTCTGGACCAGCTGGTACTTCGGCATCTACATCATCATCTGGGGCTTCGTCTACGGGGCCACCGCGATGAGTTCGGTGGCGCTACCACTGGCGACGCTCTTCCCGGTGGTGGACTCCAAGGTGTTCGCCATCGCCTCCGGCCTGATCGGCATGGGTCTGGTCTGGCTCAATAAGTACAACCTCATCGAGAAGCTGATGACGGTGCTGATCGGCATCATGTTCATCACGGTGCTGTGGTCTGCGTTCCTGACCGCCCCGAACATCGGGGACATCCTCACCGGCCTCATCCCGCGCATCCCCGAGGAGGACGGGGCCATGTTCTACGTGCTCGGCTTGGCCGGCGGCGTGGGCGGCACGATCACCCTGGCGGCCTACGGGTACTGGCTCCGCGAGAAGGGCTGGAACCGACCCAAGTGGATGAAGGTCATGCGGTATGACAATGCGGTCTCCTACTCCCTGACCGGCATCTTCGTGATCGCCACCATGATCATGGGTGTGGAGCTGCTGCACTCGGCCGGACTGGCCATCTCTGCCGGCGACGAGGGTCTGTTGGACGTCGGCAACGTCCTGGCGGAACGCTACGGCGAGGCCTACTCCTACGTCTTCCTCATCGGTTTCTTCGCCGCGTCCTTCTCCTCCCTGCTGGGTGTGTGGCATGGGGTCTCGCTCATGTTCGCCGACTTCTGGACGAACTTCCGCAAGCCCGCGGACAGCCTGGACCAGGACGACGCCCCGTCGCTGAGGTCGAAGCCGGCCCGCTTCTACCTGATCTGGCTGACCATCCTGCCGATGTCCCTGCTGTTCCTGGACCGGCCGATCTTCCTGATCCTGCTCTACGGCACGCTCGGCGCGTTGTTCATGCCGTTCCTGGCCGTCACCCTGCTGATCCTGAACAACCAGAAGCGGTTGGTCCCCTCCCAGTTCCGCAACAATTGGGTGCACAACGGGCTGCTCGGCATCACCGCCCTGGTGTTCGTGGTGCTGGGTGCCAGCGAACTGGTCAAGGCGGTCTCCCCGCTCTTCGGCGGCTGACGCGGCCCGG comes from Citricoccus muralis and encodes:
- a CDS encoding Nramp family divalent metal transporter, with translation MSRGDHVDMGHPVHNPNIVGFTDAEINEKPVKVKWNSMGPGIVAAATGVGAADLVATLTAGSRYGYALMWAVVLGVIFKIVLVEGVGRYYLSTGKTIFQGWRTLGVWTSWYFGIYIIIWGFVYGATAMSSVALPLATLFPVVDSKVFAIASGLIGMGLVWLNKYNLIEKLMTVLIGIMFITVLWSAFLTAPNIGDILTGLIPRIPEEDGAMFYVLGLAGGVGGTITLAAYGYWLREKGWNRPKWMKVMRYDNAVSYSLTGIFVIATMIMGVELLHSAGLAISAGDEGLLDVGNVLAERYGEAYSYVFLIGFFAASFSSLLGVWHGVSLMFADFWTNFRKPADSLDQDDAPSLRSKPARFYLIWLTILPMSLLFLDRPIFLILLYGTLGALFMPFLAVTLLILNNQKRLVPSQFRNNWVHNGLLGITALVFVVLGASELVKAVSPLFGG